A region of the Longimicrobiaceae bacterium genome:
GGGCTCTGCGACTCCATCTTCCGGGCCCTCCCGCTGATCGAGCCGCGCGAGCAGGTGCTGGTGGGGCTCCCGGACACCATCTGGTTCCCGGAGGACGGGCTCGCCGCGCTCCCGGACGGGTGCCTCTCCTTCCTGCTCTTCCCGGTGGATCGCCCGGAGTTCTTCGACGCGGTGGTCACGGACGAGGAGGGCCGGGTGCGCGAGATCCAGGTGAAGCAGGCGGGCGCGGAGTCGCACTGGATCTGGGGCGCGTTCAAGCTCCGCGGCTCCGTGCTGGCCGAGCTGCACGAGCTCTGGCAGGAGCGGGGGCGGAGGGACGAGTACATCGGGACGCTGGTCAACGCCTGGCTGGCGCGCGGCGGCGAGGCGCGCGGGGTGCGGGCGGGCGAGGCGTACGTGGACGTGGGGACGCTGCACGGGTATCGCGAGGCGATCCACGTGCTGGAGGAGCGGCCGGCGGGGGCGGAAGCCCTCCCCGCGGGCCCCGTGGCGCTCACCTGAGGCGGGAGGAAACGCGGTGAACCTGGCAGCCGAAGTGGAGGGAGGCCTTT
Encoded here:
- a CDS encoding nucleotidyltransferase family protein, with product MWGIVPAAGAGSRIQPLAFSKELLPVGSRMEDGVERPRAVSEYLVERMVRGGADRICFVISPGKSDILGYYGGEVGPARVCYVVQPKPAGLCDSIFRALPLIEPREQVLVGLPDTIWFPEDGLAALPDGCLSFLLFPVDRPEFFDAVVTDEEGRVREIQVKQAGAESHWIWGAFKLRGSVLAELHELWQERGRRDEYIGTLVNAWLARGGEARGVRAGEAYVDVGTLHGYREAIHVLEERPAGAEALPAGPVALT